One part of the Vitis riparia cultivar Riparia Gloire de Montpellier isolate 1030 chromosome 15, EGFV_Vit.rip_1.0, whole genome shotgun sequence genome encodes these proteins:
- the LOC117932302 gene encoding uncharacterized protein LOC117932302 isoform X1 translates to MAVALASVDHSFNFRFPTFCCSSKPPTTTYRPAVILPGLGNNSGDYHKLELTLKEYGVASVVAKVSRLDWLRNAAGLVDPNYWRGTLTPRPVLDWYLKRVDEAVQEAKQLTQGGTLSLIGHSAGGWLARVYMEEFGVSQISLLLTLGTPHLPPPKGMPGVIDQTRGLLDYVEKNCSKAVYTPQLKYVCIAGRYIQGAQLFGNSNVNANAAVPIEDDLKISEVAVVKDMNNSTPNSPTFRARFIGQGYKQVCGQADVWGDGVVPEASAHLEGALNVRLDGVYHSPVGSDDVSRPWYGSPAVAEQWVHHLLS, encoded by the exons ATGGCAGTGGCATTGGCATCAGTTGACCACAGCTTCAATTTCAGATTCCCCACTTTCTGCTGCTCATCCAAACCCCCCACCACCACCTACCGCCCAGCTGTTATTCTTCCA GGCTTAGGGAACAATTCAGGTGACTATCACAAGTTGGAGCTGACCTTGAAGGAGTATGGTGTGGCCAGTGTTGTGGCTAAGGTTTCAAGGCTTGATTGGCTGAGGAATGCTGCTGGTTTGGTGGACCCCAATTACTGGAGAGGCACTCTCACTCCTCGCCCTGTTCTTGATTG GTATTTGAAGAGGGTTGATGAGGCAGTCCAGGAGGCAAAGCAACTGACTCAAG GTGGGACTTTGTCATTAATTGGACACTCAGCTGGAGGATGGCTTGCACGCGTCTACATGGAAGAATTTGGGGTATCCCAGATTTCCTTGTTGTTGACTCTTGGGACCCCCCACCT GCCACCTCCAAAAGGTATGCCTGGGGTTATTGATCAAACAAGGGGACTCTTGGATTATGTTGAAAAGAATTGCTCAAAAGCTGTTTACACACCACAACTGAAATATGTATGTATTGCTGGGAG GTATATTCAAGGAGCTCAACTCTTTGGCAACTCAAATGTAAACGCTAATGCTGCAGTTCCCATTGAGGATGATCTTAAAATCTCTGAGGTTGCTGTTGTGAaggacatgaacaactcaacacCCAATTCCCCCACCTTTCGTGCTCGATTCATCGGGCAAGGGTACAAGCAG GTTTGTGGGCAAGCGGATGTGTGGGGCGATGGCGTTGTGCCAGAAGCATCAGCCCATCTGGAGGGGGCACTCAATGTTAGATTGGATGGGGTGTACCACTCACCGGTAGGCTCAGACGATGTGTCGAGACCATGGTATGGCTCCCCAGCTGTTGCAGAGCAATGGGTGCATCACCTCCTCAGCTAA
- the LOC117932303 gene encoding upstream activation factor subunit spp27-like, producing MSGIAMGFFKNSRVLLAAARSSSSPAAATKKTPAPPRTAAKGPPRSGGITKPVPVSPALRKFLGVPEASRAEAVKKIWEHIKLNNLQNPTNKREILCDEKLKSVFEGKDKVGFLEIGKLLSHHFIKTV from the exons ATGTCCGGAATTGCCATGGGGTTTTTCAAGAATTCTAGGGTTTTGTTGGCCGCAGCAAGATCCTCCTCCTCTCCCGCCGCCGCCACTAAAAAGACACCAGCACCGCCGCGCACCGCCGCTAAAGGCCCTCCCCGATCCGGCGGTATTACCAAACCCGTTCCTGTCTCCCCTGCCCTCCGCAAGTTCCTCGGCGTTCCCGAGGCTTCTCGCGCGGAGGCTGTCAAGAAGATCTGGGAGCACATCAAACTCAACAACCTCCAG AACCCCACAAATAAGCGGGAGATCCTCTGTGATGAGAAGCTGAAGTCCGTGTTTGAGGGAAAGGACAAAGTTGGGTTCTTAGAGATTGGGAAGTTGCTGTCCCACCACTTTATCAAGACTGTCTGA
- the LOC117932302 gene encoding uncharacterized protein LOC117932302 isoform X2, with product MAVALASVDHSFNFRFPTFCCSSKPPTTTYRPAVILPGLGNNSGDYHKLELTLKEYGVASVVAKVSRLDWLRNAAGLVDPNYWRGTLTPRPVLDWPPPKGMPGVIDQTRGLLDYVEKNCSKAVYTPQLKYVCIAGRYIQGAQLFGNSNVNANAAVPIEDDLKISEVAVVKDMNNSTPNSPTFRARFIGQGYKQVCGQADVWGDGVVPEASAHLEGALNVRLDGVYHSPVGSDDVSRPWYGSPAVAEQWVHHLLS from the exons ATGGCAGTGGCATTGGCATCAGTTGACCACAGCTTCAATTTCAGATTCCCCACTTTCTGCTGCTCATCCAAACCCCCCACCACCACCTACCGCCCAGCTGTTATTCTTCCA GGCTTAGGGAACAATTCAGGTGACTATCACAAGTTGGAGCTGACCTTGAAGGAGTATGGTGTGGCCAGTGTTGTGGCTAAGGTTTCAAGGCTTGATTGGCTGAGGAATGCTGCTGGTTTGGTGGACCCCAATTACTGGAGAGGCACTCTCACTCCTCGCCCTGTTCTTGATTG GCCACCTCCAAAAGGTATGCCTGGGGTTATTGATCAAACAAGGGGACTCTTGGATTATGTTGAAAAGAATTGCTCAAAAGCTGTTTACACACCACAACTGAAATATGTATGTATTGCTGGGAG GTATATTCAAGGAGCTCAACTCTTTGGCAACTCAAATGTAAACGCTAATGCTGCAGTTCCCATTGAGGATGATCTTAAAATCTCTGAGGTTGCTGTTGTGAaggacatgaacaactcaacacCCAATTCCCCCACCTTTCGTGCTCGATTCATCGGGCAAGGGTACAAGCAG GTTTGTGGGCAAGCGGATGTGTGGGGCGATGGCGTTGTGCCAGAAGCATCAGCCCATCTGGAGGGGGCACTCAATGTTAGATTGGATGGGGTGTACCACTCACCGGTAGGCTCAGACGATGTGTCGAGACCATGGTATGGCTCCCCAGCTGTTGCAGAGCAATGGGTGCATCACCTCCTCAGCTAA
- the LOC117932639 gene encoding RNA polymerase sigma factor sigB — protein sequence MSCLLPQFKCPPDTFSTHPKLHILSKNREAIYFRVQCALSTTSPPLSTSTTAVLDIEKLRLPSLESHSNSVAAHRPWTYIGVVGPPTEANFEATLARETLLTSEEAVIAAAAAEAVALAKAAVKVAKDAAQLVGKNNSAKSETKPASFLSGDDTSQFRRIQFTETERIGILGDSVGAEIGMVDDNSLQDVTEDSDDLEPTLEELELLEAEFSKSIVVRSNRQVERKARRARAAEKASAGVVSVRSGSTSRRKRVSLQEVDYSDPLRYLRGTTSTSRLLTATEELELSEGIQDLLKLEKLQEDLEERFGVKPTFAQWAAAAGVDQKTLRRRTNYGIRCKDKMIKSNIRLVISIAKNYQGAGMNIQDLVQEGCRGLVRGAEKFDASKGFKFSTYAHWWIKQAVRKSLSDQSRTIRLPFHMVEATYRVKEARKQLYSENGRHPNNEEVAEATGLSMKRLNAVLLTPKAPRSLDQKIGINQNLKPSEVIADPDAETAEELLIKQFMREDLEKVLNSLNPREKQVIRWRYGLEDGRTKTLQEIGELMGVSRERIRQIESCAFRKLKNKRRTKHLQQYLVS from the exons ATGTCTTGTCTACTGCCCCAGTTCAAGTGCCCACCCGACACCTTCTCCACCCATCCCAAACTCCACATCCTCT CTAAAAATAGGGAGGCTATTTATTTTCGGGTACAATGTGCTTTATCTACTACGTCACCGCCACTATCAACATCCACAACCGCTGTGCTTGATATTGAGAAGCTACGATTACCTTCGTTAGAATCTCATTCAAATTCAGTTGCTGCCCACAGACCATGGACGTATATAGGGGTAGTGGGTCCACCCACAGAG GCTAATTTTGAAGCAACATTGGCTAGGGAAACACTTCTCACAAGTGAAGAAGCAGTAATAGCTGCTGCCGCCGCTGAAGCGGTTGCTCTGGCAAAAGCAGCTGTCAAGGTTGCAAAGGATGCTGCTCAGTTGGTTGGCAAGAACAACTCCGCCAAGTCAGAAACTAAACCTGCATCTTTCTTATCAGGAGATGATACATCCCAGTTCAGAAGAATTCAGTTTACAGAAACAGAACGAATTGGCATACTAGGAGATTCTGTAGGAGCTGAAATTGGCATGGTAGACGATAATTCCTTGCAGGATGTGACAGAAGATTCTGATGATTTGGAGCCGACACTTGAAGAGCTCGAACTTCTTGAGGCAGAATTCTCCAAGAGCATAGTTGTGAGATCGAATCGTCAAGTAGAAAGGAAAGCAAGAAGAGCAAGAGCAGCAGAGAAGGCTTCTGCTGGTGTTGTGTCTGTGAGGTCTGGTTCTACCAGCCGCAGAAAGCGTGTTTCTTTGCAAGAAGTAGACTACTCTGACCCATTGCGTTACTTGAGAGGAACTACAAGCACTTCCAGGCTTCTCACTGCTACTGAAGAACTGGAGTTGTCAGAAGGAATTCAG GACTTACTGAAACTAGAAAAGCTTCAAGAGGACCTTGAAGAACGATTTGGGGTTAAGCCCACCTTTGCACAATGGGCAGCTGCAGCAGGAGTGGACCAGAAAACCCTGAGGCGGCGCACAAATTATGGGATCCGTTGCAAAGACAAAATGATTAAAAGCAACATACGGCTTGTTATTTCAATTGCAAAAAATTATCAGGGAGCTGGGATGAATATACAAGATCTTGTTCAG GAAGGATGCCGAGGCCTTGTAAGAGGTGCAGAAAAGTTTGATGCTTCAAAGGGATTCAAGTTCTCAACATATGCTCACTGGTGGATTAAACAGGCAGTTCGGAAATCTCTTTCTGATCAGTCCAGGACAATCCGATTGCCA TTTCACATGGTTGAGGCGACTTACAGAGTAAAGGAGGCGAGAAAACAATTATACAGTGAAAATGGAAGGCATCCTAATAATGAAGAAGTTGCAGAGGCAACTGGGCTCTCAATGAAGCGGCTCAATGCTGTGCTACTAACCCCTAAAGCTCCAAGATCTCTTGACCAGAAGATAGGAATCAACCAGAATCTTAAACCTTCG GAAGTGATTGCAGATCCCGATGCGGAGACAGCTGAGGAGCTGCTAATCAAGCAATTCATGAGGGAGGACCTGGAGAAGGTGTTGAACAGTCTGAACCCAAGGGAGAAGCAGGTCATCAGGTGGAGGTACGGGCTGGAAGATGGAAGGACGAAGACACTGCAGGAGATTGGGGAGCTGATGGGTGTGAGCAGGGAGAGAATCAGGCAAATTGAGTCATGTGCATTCAGAAAGCTCAAGAACAAGAGGAGAACCAAACATCTGCAGCAGTACTTGGTTTCATAA
- the LOC117931560 gene encoding uncharacterized protein LOC117931560, whose protein sequence is MAEMTNSDPLPPATSHTLQALEAFLDTPPLPCVFRCIFCHNFIAQGHNYIQDLYPFSTAQLLFDNVTGVNLRERDYPTLDAYVGEAPAGSHVDEVAIYCISCGKWLGWRIIRLHAYHPVIREGQFVLACGGGLGIEVVFQM, encoded by the exons ATGGCGGAAATGACTAACAGTGACCCTCTTCCACCAGCAACTTCACATACGCTTCAGGCTCTTGAAGCCTTTCTGGATACCCCACCACTTCCTTGTGTGTTCCGCTGTATCTTTTGCCATAATTTCATTGCTCAGGGCCATAACTATATTCag GATCTTTATCCATTTTCCACGGCTCAGCTCCTCTTTGATAACGT TACTGGTGTGAATCTTAGGGAACGAGACTATCCAACTCTTGATGCATATGTAGGTGAAGCTCCTGCAGGGAGTCATGTGGATGAGGTTGCCATCTACTGTATTTCATGTGGAAAATGGCTTGGGTGGAGAATA ATTCGGCTGCATGCTTACCACCCTGTAATCCGTGAAGGCCAATTTGTACTCGCATGTGGTGGTGGTCTAGGCATAGAGGTTGTATTTCAGATGTAA